One part of the Ziziphus jujuba cultivar Dongzao chromosome 2, ASM3175591v1 genome encodes these proteins:
- the LOC107404506 gene encoding bidirectional sugar transporter SWEET10-like: protein MAAHHSLILAFGLLGNIISFMVYLAPIPTFHKVHKKKSTEGFQSLPYVVALFSSMLWIYYAILKQGATLLITINSVGCVIETVYIALFLFYAPKKSRIQTVKLLVLLIAFGYGFMVIMTMFLAKGEKRIQIIGWICLVFNLIVFAAPLCIMRKVIRTRSVEFMPFPLSFFLTLGAVMWFFYGLLLKDYNIAFPNVLGIIFGIVQMVLYIVYRNAKKILEEPKLQELSDHIIDVVKLSTMVCPELNPVVLQPNDVENDITVEDENLKEKIEETKEEVKELSVQV, encoded by the exons ATGGCTGCTCACCACTCATTAATTTTGGCTTTTGGCCTCTTAG GCAACATTATCTCTTTTATGGTCTACCTTGCTCCAAT CCCGACGTTTCACAAGGTGCACAAGAAAAAATCGACAGAAGGGTTTCAATCACTTCCTTATGTTGTTGCACTATTCAGTTCAATGTTGTGGATATACTATGCAATCCTTAAACAAGGAGCCACTCTTCTCATCACTATCAACTCAGTTGGATGTGTAATAGAGACCGTCTACATTgcccttttccttttttatgccCCTAAGAAATCCCGG ATCCAAACAGTGAAACTTCTGGTCTTGCTGATTGCTTTTGGTTATGGATTTATGGTTATCATGACTATGTTCCTCGCAAAAGGTGAAAAGCGTATCCAAATTATTGGATGGATCTGTTTAGTGTTCAATCTTATTGTATTTGCTGCTCCTCTTTGCATCATG AGAAAAGTCATACGGACCAGGAGTGTGGAATTCATGCCTTTTCCTCTATCATTTTTCCTAACTTTAGGTGCTGTTATGTGGTTCTTTTATGGCCTTTTGCTCAAGGACTATAACATAGCG TTTCCAAATGTACTGGGAATTATCTTTGGCATTGTTCAGATGGTGCTTTACATAGTCTACAGAAAtgccaagaaaattttggaggaGCCAAAGCTTCAAGAATTATCGGATCATATCATCGATGTTGTGAAGCTCAGTACAATGGTTTGTCCAGAATTGAACCCTGTAGTTCTGCAACCGAATGATGTTGAAAATGACATAACTGTTGAAGATGAAAATCTTAAGGAAAAGATTGAAGAAACCAAGGAAGAAGTTAAGGAGCTCTCTGTCCAAGTTTAA